Proteins encoded within one genomic window of Carassius carassius chromosome 22, fCarCar2.1, whole genome shotgun sequence:
- the LOC132098673 gene encoding solute carrier family 13 member 4-like — MRLDGAKMDLIKKIWTARKLILVVLIPLSLLPLPLIHPCSESSCAYVLIVTAVYWVSEAVPLGAAALVPAFLYPLFGVLKSSEVASEYFKDTTLLLMGVICLAASIEKWNLHKRIALRMVMIAGAKPGMLVLGFMCCTVFLSMWLSNTSTTAMVMPIAEAVLQQLICTGIADSLEDSVTVDTQDEESDKEENQELSKNHLQLLDRKHNENHEVCILNEELNGLILKPGFGPELSKESNGYLPEAPISIPAPPKKPKIQRDSLYPTKRDHMICKCLSLSITYAATIGGLITITGTSTNLIFAEQFNNRYPEAKVINFGTWFIFSLPIALIMLILTWIWLHCLFLGCNFRETCSLSKKRKSRRELLSEKRIQEEYQKLGPISYPEVVTGIFFILMTVLWFTREPGFVPGWTSLFEKKGYRTDATVSVLLGFILFLIPARKPWPSAFSSESKGDDDDEEEEDPLAPMITWKDFQRLMPWEIVILVGGGYALAAGCKVSGLSVWIGRQLEPMSGLPPWAVTLLTCLLVSAVTEFASNPATLTVFLPILSALSETLNMNPLHTLIPATMCVSFGVMLPVGNPPNAIVFSYGHVQISDMVKAGFGVNLIGVFVVMLAIMTWGEPLFNLSEFPTWALMRNVTGSL, encoded by the exons ATGAGGCTGGACGGTGCCAAAATGGACTTAATCAAAAAAATATGGACGGCTCGGAAACTCATTCTCGTGGTGTTGATTCCTTTATCCCTGCTGCCTCTGCCTCTCATCCACCCGTGCAGT GAATCATCATGTGCGTATGTCCTGATCGTGACAGCGGTATATTGGGTATCTGAAGCTGTGCCGCTGGGAGCCGCTGCTCTCGTCCCGGCCTTTCTGTACCCACTGTTTGGGGTCCTCAAATCCAGTGAG gtggCCTCTGAGTATTTTAAGGACACCACGCTGCTGTTGATGGGGGTCATTTGTCTGGCCGCCTCCATTGAGAAGTGGAACCTGCATAAACGCATCGCTCTGCGGATGGTGATGATCGCCGGGGCCAAACCTGGCAT GCTGGTTTTGGGGTTCATGTGCTGTACGGTTTTTCTCTCTATGTGGCTGAGCAACACGTCCACCACGGCCATGGTGATGCCCATCGCTGAAGCCGTGCTGCAGCAGCTCATCTGCACCGGCATCGCAGACTCCCTCGAAGACTCGGTGACTGTAGATACACAGGACGAAGAGAGTG ACAAAGAGGAAAACCAAGAATTAAGCAAGAATCACCTTCAGCTGCTGGACCGCAAACACAA tgaaaatCATGAAGTCTGTATACTGAATGAG GAGTTGAATGGTCTGATATTGAAGCCTGGTTTCGGTCCAGAACTTTCTAAAGAATCAAATGGATACCTGCCAGAG GCTCCAATTAGCATCCCTGCTCcaccaaagaaacccaaaatccAGCGGGATTCGCTGTACCCCACCAAGAGAGACCACATGATCTGTAAGTGCCTGTCTCTGAGCATCACATACGCGGCCACCATCGGCGGCCTCATCACCATCACCGGCACGTCCACCAACCTCATCTTCGCCGAGCAATTCAACAA TCGTTACCCAGAAGCAAAAGTGATCAACTTCGGCACGTGGTTCATCTTCAGTCTGCCGATCGCTCTGATCATGTTGATTCTCACCTGGATCTGGCTGCACTGTCTGTTTCTGGGCTGCAA TTTCAGAGAGACTTGCTCTCTCAGCAAGAAACGCAAATCCAGGCGAGAGCTCCTCTCTGAGAAGCGCATTCAGGAGGAGTACCAGAAACTCGGCCCCATCAG CTATCCTGAAGTCGTGACGGGCATCTTCTTTATTCTGATGACTGTACTTTGGTTCACCAGGGAACCAGGATTCGTCCCCGGCTGGACGTCGCTGTTTGAGAA GAAGGGCTACAGGACTGATGCCACAGTGTCGGTTCTGCTCGgcttcatcctcttcctcatcccggCTCGAAAGCCCTGGCCATCTGCATTCTCCAGCGAGAGCAAAG GTGATGATGacgatgaggaggaagaggatcCTCTGGCTCCCATGATCACGTGGAAAGACTTCCAGAGACTGATGCCGTGGGAGATTGTTATTCTGGTGGGAGGAGGATACGCACTGGCTGCTGGATGCAAG GTGTCCGGTCTCTCCGTGTGGATCGGTCGGCAGCTGGAGCCCATGAGCGGTCTTCCTCCGTGGGCTGTGACACTGCTGACATGTCTCCTGGTGTCCGCCGTCACAGAGTTCGCCAGCAACCCAGCCACGCTCACAGTGTTCCTGCCCATCCTCTCGGCCCTG TCAGAGACGCTGAACATGAACCCTCTGCACACACTCATCCCTGCCACCATGTGTGTGTCCTTCGGCGTCATGCTGCCCGTTGGTAACCCGCCGAATGCCATTGTGTTCAGTTACGGACACGTGCAGATCAGCGACATG GTGAAAGCTGGTTTCGGAGTGAATCTGATCGGGGTGTTTGTGGTGATGTTGGCCATCATGACATGGGGCGAGCCGCTCTTCAATCTGAGCGAGTTTCCCACCTGGGCGCTGATGCGTAACGTCACGGGCAGCTTGTAG